The Candidatus Polarisedimenticolaceae bacterium genome segment GTGACTGCGCCATTCGGCAAGCGTGCGGTATCTCGTGCTGCCGTCGCTGCCGACGGTGCCACCGGACGGCCGATGAATGAGATTGTAGTCGGAATGGCAGCACGGGCTGGGCTCGGCCGCGGCGTTCGAGGTGCTCAGCCCCACGCCATAGGAACCACTGGGCTTCCCGTCGTAGATGATGTTGTTGTAGACGCGAAAGTAGTCGTATTCCGTTCCGTCGTCGGCGACCTCGGGAGCGATTCCGTCGTTGCATCGGGAGTCCGCTCCGGGGTTCGGAGCGAGGACCGCCAATTGCTGTTGCCAACCGAGGCCCTTTCCGACGACGGTATTGTTGCGAATGACGACATCCTCGAAGCAGTAGCTGTCGAAGAGCGACGACTGGAGGATCTCGTCGCTGCAACCCGGGCCCGTATCGATGTCCGCGATGTTGTTCTCGATGACGGCGCCCAGGACGTCGTCCATCTCCCAGCAGCCGTGGTTCGTGGCGTTCGTGCACTTGTTCCGACGGACCGTCACGTTCGTGAAGTTGCGGATTCGAACAGGATTCTGCCAGTGGCCGAAGTCGTTCTCCTCGAAGACGAGATTCGAGTCGGCGGCGCCGGTTCCGTTCCCGCTGATGTTGAAGATGTCCGAGGAGTTCGTCGTGTCGAAGTCGCACCGGGAGTGGGTACCGCACGCCGGAGCGGTTCCCCCGTCGCCCCAAGGGCCGGCGGCGTAGGTTTCGCCCCCGTTGATGCAATGGGGGTAGTGGTGCGCCCAATTGCCCTTGACGGTGACGTTGCTCGCCGTCTGAACGATGAATGCATACTCCTGGGCCCCTGGCTTCACCTCGACGCGGTTGTTCTGGAAAGTGACCCCGGTATTGCTCGTCGCGTGCGTGAAGCGTCGGCTCGCGTTCATGCGCACCTTGAAGCCGTCGACCACCCAGTTGTCGCCCGTGATCAGGAACACCGGCGTCGAGCCCGGATTCGCGGTCAAGTCGATCCGGGCGGCGTGGCGATTGGTGGCGCGGATCGCGCAGACGCCCGCCCCCGTCCCGCAGTTCCGAGACGCCTCGATCTGCGGGGGATTCGTATACACGCCGTCCCCGACCGAACACACATCTCCGTTCGCGGCGATGCGCGCAACGCACTGGGAGAGCGTGCAGGGCGCCGCGGCGGAACACGTGGTGCCGCTCCCGTTGGGAGACGCGTAGTAGGTCGCGGCCATCACGGTGGTCGCGAGCATCGGCGTCGCCAGTAGAAGGAGAAGGCGTCTCATCGTTCAGATCCCCTTTACCACGGTCGCGAAGGGCGAGTCGAACTCCATCGACACGTCTCGTCGGAACGCACGCCAGCCCGGAGCCCGCGAGCGGCCCCCGGAGGGGCCCCGGCCACGATGTCGTCGGCCCGGCACCGGACTCTCGCATCTGACGGTAGTGCAAGTACCGCGCCCGATCGTGGAAGCCACGGCTCCGTCATACTTCCCCTAGGACTTCCCGGAAGCCACGATGCTGATGTAAGAACTACATTTCTGCAACCCGTCCGGTGGACGCCGAGGCCGGGTCCAGGTGGGCTTCCGTCGCCGATCGGGTTGCGTCGGCCCTGCGGTCGACGTCCCCGCGTCCCCCCGCTTTCGCCGTCGCTCGACGGCGAAGCGGGCCAGCGCGCCTCCCAGCACCCAGATGTAGGCCATCACCTCGCGGTTGCGGAAACGCGTCCCCGACGTGTCCAGCAGCGCCAGGCACAGGATCGCGCACATCAGGCCCAACGCGACGTCGCGCACGAGGCCGCCATCGCGTCCCAGCCAGACGCGAAGTGCGGTGAACCCGAGCAGGCCCAGCAACCAAAGGTAGGCCGCGATGCCCACCAGGCCTTCCTCCGCCAGGAACTCGACCCACATGCTGTGGGCCGCCTTGGGCTCGCCATCCGCTGCGTACCGGGCCCACCGGTGTCTGAACGACTGGAAGCCGTGACCGAAAATCGGGGCCTCGGCCACGATCGTCGGCAGGGCCTTCCATTGATCCAGGCGCACCTGCGCCGAATCCTCGAGCAACTGATCGTCGGTACTCTGCCGGCCTTGGAACGTGTGCTGGACGCGCTCGACGACCTTCTCCGGAAGCCACAACGGAGCGGTGAGCGCAACCGCAAGGACAAACGCAACCGCCCGGGCGCCGCGCAGCAGGGCCAGCGCGCTCAGCCCCAGGAGCAACGCCAGCCACGAACCGCGCGAGAGGGTCATCAACAACGCCCCACCCATCGCGGCGACCAGGGCCATGTATCCGAGGCGCACGCGGAACTTCAGGTCCCGGCCGAGCAGGACGGCAACGAAGATCAGGATCATCATCGCCAAAAAGCCGCCGAACAGATTCGATTGCCCCGCGACGAGTCCGACGGCGCGATTCCGTTCGAGCATCAGGCCCCGAAGCAGTGTGTCCCGGGTCAGCCAGAGCGCATGCAAGGAAACGAGCGTGCACGTCAGCGCGATCAGGTTCAGCGCCGTGCGCAAGTGCTTTTCCGTGTGGATGAGGCGGAAGGCGATCGGCGCCAGGAATACGAAGAAGATCTGGTTCTTGACGGAGGCCAACAACTCGGCGGCCTCGCCCACGCCGGACAGGTAGCTGCGCACGCCAGAAACGGCCATGACGATCGCGTAGTAGGCGACGGGCAACGTGAACGGGTTCTCGGGCGCGGGTTGCTCCTGCTGGCGCTGGCTCGTCACCCCGGCCGCGAAGAGCGCGCCGATCACGATCGTCTCCGCGTTCAGACCGGGAAGCGGGAACATGGTCGCGGGGATCAGGTCCAGTACGGGCATCCCCAGCAGGAACACAAAGAGAGTCCGCTCGGGCGCCGTTCGGTAGAACGAGACGAAGATCAAGCCGAACATCGCGAAGATCGCGAACTTGACCGGCGGATAGGGGAGGAGCCACGCGACGGCCATCGCGAGCGCGCAGACCCAGTAGAACCAGCGCGGCATCGTGCCTCTCCTCCCACGCGGTCGCCGGCGGCCCGACGCTACCGATGGGTCTCCCCAGACTCCCCGGAACAAACGGACTCGTACAGCGCCGCAGTGGCCCCGACCATCCGCGGGATGCTGAAACGATCCGCCACGGCCCGGGCGGCGGCGCTACCGAGCTCCTGCCTGCGCGCGGCATCGAGTCCCAATCGGACGATGGCGGAAGCGACGCCAGCCACGTCTTCCTCGCCGACGAGGCACCCGGTCCGGCCGTCCTCCACAAGCTCGCGATTACCGCCCACGTCCGTCGCGACGACGGGCAGGCCGCAGGCCATCGCCTCGAGCACGGCGTTCGAGCAGCCTTCGCGCTCCCGGGAGAAATGTACGTAGACGTCGAGGCAGGGGAGGACCGCCTCGACGTCGCCGACGAAACCCGGCATCTCCACGCGTCCTTCGAGTCCCAGCGTGCGCGCCAGCTCCGCGAGGCCGCCGCGGTCCGGCCCGTCACCCAGCAGGACCACGCGGAGCCCCGGTACCCGGCTCGCCGCGGTCGCGCAGGCCCGAAGCACTTCGGACTGGCCCTTGTGCGGCACCATCGTTCCCGTGTGTCCGACGACGAATGCGTCGGGGGGCCAGCCTCGCTCCGCGCGCCTCCGCTCCCGATCGGCGAGGGGCTTGAACCGAGTCGTGTCGACGCCGTTCGGGATGACGACGATCTTCGACGGCGGCAGGCCGCTCTCCTCGATGAGGAAGCGACGAATCGCGTCCGCATTGGCGACGATGCGAACGCTCACCCTGGCCAACAGCCGCTCGAGCGCATGGTGATGGGACCGTTTCCAGACATTGACGCTCCGCTCGGAGCTGATGACACGCACACCCGGGGCCGCGATCGCGGCGAGTCGGGTGCGCCAGTTCTCGGAGAACAGGAACGAGTGAACCACGTCGGGCCGCCGGGACCGAAGCAACCTCGCGAGCCCGATCAGCTGCCCCGGCCCGAGCCGGAGCGTTCGCCGGAGGGTCAGGACCTCGATGCCCGCCTCCCGGAGTCGCTGGTAGTGGGCGCCGCCGTGTCGGGACAGCGCGCGATCCGGCACCAGCGAGACCACGGCGGTTCTGAAACGACGCGGGTCAAGGTGCCTCGCGAGCTCGGTGATCTGTCGCTCCGCGCCTCCCCCCGAACCGAGGTAACCCGACACGAGCAGGATGCTGAGCGGCTCCATCGTCACGGATTCCCTCGGCGCGGGCGACCGGTCGCCCGGCGACCCGGCCAAGGCGTAACGGGGATACCGGGTGCACGTCCGGACATCGGACGGTAACATAAGCGCACGCAGATACGGATTGCGGTCCAGGGAGGTAACGACGTGCGTGGAAGGGTGGGAGTGGGCCTTCTCTTTACGGCAAGTGCGCTGGTGGGCTGCGGAGGCAAGGAGACCATGGCACCGGGACGGTCGGAGGCGTTGCTCGCGGGGCTTTCCGCGGAAGCCAAGTCGAGTCTGGCCGCCAAGAAGGTCTACTTCGGCCACCAATCCGTGGGGTACGACATCGTCAAGGGCATCGAGGATCTTCTCGACCGCGACCCGACCCTCGGCATTCGAATCATCGAGACCGGGGATCCCGAGGCGCTAGGCGCGGCCTGTTTCGCCCACTCGAAGAGCGGGGTCAACAAGCAGCCGTGGGTCAAGATCGAGGCCTTCGAGAAGGCTCTCGATTCCGGCCTCGGCGGCCGTGCGGACATCGCATTCTTTAAATTCTGCTACGTCGACTTCACTCCGGACACCGACCTGGCGAAGCTCTTCAACGACTACAAGGCGACGATGGCCGGCCTGCGTCAGCGGCATCCGGGAACGAACCTGGCGCATGTGACGGTCCCGCTGACCACGGTGGAGGCAGGGCCGAAGGCATGGGCCAAGCGGATCCTGCGGCGGCCGCTCGCCGGGGTCCGCGAGAACGTGATCCGTAGCCGATTCAACGACATGCTTCGCGCGGAGTATGTCGGGAAAGAGCCGATCTTCGATTTGGCGAGCGTGGAGTCCACCTACCCGGACGGGAGCCGTCGGAGTTTCACCCGGGACGGGACCAGCTACCCGGCGTTGATCGCGGGTTACTCCCATGACGGGCGCCACCTGAACGAAGTGGGGCGCCAATGGGTCGCCGCGCACCTGTTGAAGTTCCTCGCGGAGCTCCCCACGAACGCGGCGTCACCGCCGATCGGTTCGGCGCACGTTCTCGACGTCGGTGGGGGCGGTGCCCCCGCCGCTCCCCGGGGGGCTCGACAGGAAGGGTGAGTAGGTCACGGGCCCCGTGACCTGGTTCGAAGGATCGACGTCGCCCCACCAGTTGTTCTGGGCCTGCATCGCCACCGTGGTGAGGTTGTGAAAATCGAGCGTCGTATCCGACGACGAGCGATTCCCGGTGAGCGTGTTGTTGCCCGAGGAGGAGCGGATCGCGCCGTCGAGCGTCTGGGAGCCACCTCCGGCGTCCACCACCGCGCTCTGCCCGACCGCGATCCCGCCGTAGCCGGGAATGGGGTCTCCCCCCGTGGAGCCGCCGCCGTTGCCCGTGAACGTGTCGTTCTGTACGAGGCATCGCGACGAACCGGAACATTGCAGTCCGCGCAGTGAATTCCCGGAGAACGTGTTGCCGCCCAGCGAGATGTAGTGCGCCGCCCCCGTGATGCGAAGTCCGCGCGTCGTTCCGGTCACGGTGCTGTCCTTCATGTAGAGCGCGATCGGCTCGGTTCCCCCTTCGTCACCGATGTACGGACCTCGCGCTGTGAACAACGATGACGGGGGATCGGCCGCGTTGAACGTGACGCGCTCGAGGAGGAACCGGCCTCGGGCGCTGCTTCCCGACATCCGGATGTGCGAGGACGAATTGGAGATCGTCGTGTCGTAGATCTGCATGTCCCAGTTCGTCCCGCCCAGGGGCTCGTTGCCATAGGCCTGGATGTTCTTGTCGCAGGCATTGAGGAATGTGGAGTTGCGTATGACGACGTTCGAGCCTCCCGGGTTCGAGAGGACCTCGTCGCCCGGCATCACGCCGGTGACGCCGTCCAGCTCGGCGCCGCTCGCCTCCATACGCACGCCTTCCATGAAGTAGCGATACGTGATGTTCTTGAGTTTCGAACCGCTCCCCCGGATCTGAAGCACCCACATCGACGTGGTCCCATCGTTGGTGTCGGGGCACGCGTTCGGCAGGTTGTCCCCGTCGGGGTCGCAGTTCGCACCGCCGCAGAGGTTCGTGATCGCGTCCCACCACGGGGGCGTCATGTCCAGGCTCACCTTGTTCTCGCCGTCGATCACGACGTTGGAGGCTGTGATCACGCGGTAGCCGTAGCGTCCCGGAGTGATGGGGATGATGGTCCCCGGGGCGCAATTGAAGGTGATCGTCGTATTGCCGCCGGCGGCATTGGCGTCGGCGATCGCCCTCTCATAGGCCGCCTCGGTGCAGTCGATCCGCTGGGCAGCGACCGGCGAGGCCACGACCAACGCCAACATCCATCCCGCGAACTCCGCGCCTCGACGTCTCACGGTTGCTCCATCACCCACGGATTACGATTTCGAAGCCTCGGACACCGGATCGAACCCCGACGACCGGCCGAACCATCGCCGGGTTGGACCGGGGCCGCCCGAAGGCCGTCGGCGGCCGGGGCGACAGACGCTTGGCGATGCAAGACAAAGGCCAGCTCACGGACCGACCCCACCGCTCGGTCCTGGCGCACTAAGCATAGGTGATAGGGTAAGTTGTCGCGGGCATCGGCTTACGGTGGAGCCTAATCCTTGTCAGGTCGAATTCGAGAGTTGCTCGGGCACTTTCTCACCTACGGTGTGGGTCAGATTCTCGGGAAACTCGTCGGTTTCCTGCTCCTGCCGCTGTACACCCGTGTCCTGACTCCGCAGGACTACGGTGTCCTTTCGCTGCTTGCCGCCTATTCCGCGGTCCTCTTCGTGCTGATCAGCGTGGGTTTGAGCACGGGCATCTTCAGGTTCTACCTGGATTCCGACGAGCCGACGCACCGCAACGCGGTACTGACCGCGGCCCTCGCGATCATGGGCGCGATGGCCCTGCCCTGCGCGGGACTCGTCCTGGCCCGTAACGTCTCGGCGGAGTTGTTGACCGGGAGCTCGCAATGGGGCGGGCTCGTGGCGTTGGTGACGGTCACGACCTACCTGGAGCTGCTCCTCAAGCTCCCTTACTGCGTCATGCGCGCGCGGCAGGAGTCGTTTCGGTACGCCTTGGCCAATCTCGCGCAGACGCTCCTCGACATCGGCCTCACGTTCGTCTTTGTCGTGTCCTTGAAGATGGGCCCGGCCGGGATCGTCTGGGCGCAGTTCTGGGCGACCCTCGCCATCGCGGCGTTCCTCGCCCGCTCGGTGCTGCGGGACTACCGCGTCGTTTGGCGGGACGCGCTCCTTCGCGGACTGCTGCGGTTCGGAATACCGCTCATCCCCGCCGGACTTTCGACGTTCGCCCTGACGTTGAGTGATCGGTACTTCCTGAAGGCGTACGCTTCGCTCAACGAGTTGGGGCTGTATTCGGTCGGTTATCGCTTCGGGCAGACCATCACCTTCGTGGCCATGGCGTTCCAGCTCGTCTGGTCGCCGTTCATATTCGCAAACCAGAAGCAGGAGGACGCCGGACCTCTCTTTGCCCGAGTGGCCACCTACTACGTCGTCGGTCTCGGCTTGGCGTCGCTGGGCCTTCACGTCTTTGCGCGAGAATTGACGTTGCTCATGACCGGACCGCAGTTCCGCGAAGCACACACCGTGATCGGCATCGTGGCGCTTTCGCAGTACTTCCTTGCGCTGACGAACGTCGCAACCGCGGGCGTGCTGATCCGGCAGCGTACTTCGCTCGTGGCGATCATCGTGACCTTCGCCGCTGCGATCAACGTCGGGCTGAA includes the following:
- a CDS encoding choice-of-anchor Q domain-containing protein translates to MFLITGDNWVVDGFKVRMNASRRFTHATSNTGVTFQNNRVEVKPGAQEYAFIVQTASNVTVKGNWAHHYPHCINGGETYAAGPWGDGGTAPACGTHSRCDFDTTNSSDIFNISGNGTGAADSNLVFEENDFGHWQNPVRIRNFTNVTVRRNKCTNATNHGCWEMDDVLGAVIENNIADIDTGPGCSDEILQSSLFDSYCFEDVVIRNNTVVGKGLGWQQQLAVLAPNPGADSRCNDGIAPEVADDGTEYDYFRVYNNIIYDGKPSGSYGVGLSTSNAAAEPSPCCHSDYNLIHRPSGGTVGSDGSTRYRTLAEWRSHGKDLNGTDAAPQFMNYSASDFRPLNVSAPQVNAGVNNASFPCPANDYFGNPRSDGRCDIGAIELQGGGTSDPSPGTVTNVNRTDVK
- a CDS encoding O-antigen ligase family protein, translated to MPRWFYWVCALAMAVAWLLPYPPVKFAIFAMFGLIFVSFYRTAPERTLFVFLLGMPVLDLIPATMFPLPGLNAETIVIGALFAAGVTSQRQQEQPAPENPFTLPVAYYAIVMAVSGVRSYLSGVGEAAELLASVKNQIFFVFLAPIAFRLIHTEKHLRTALNLIALTCTLVSLHALWLTRDTLLRGLMLERNRAVGLVAGQSNLFGGFLAMMILIFVAVLLGRDLKFRVRLGYMALVAAMGGALLMTLSRGSWLALLLGLSALALLRGARAVAFVLAVALTAPLWLPEKVVERVQHTFQGRQSTDDQLLEDSAQVRLDQWKALPTIVAEAPIFGHGFQSFRHRWARYAADGEPKAAHSMWVEFLAEEGLVGIAAYLWLLGLLGFTALRVWLGRDGGLVRDVALGLMCAILCLALLDTSGTRFRNREVMAYIWVLGGALARFAVERRRKRGDAGTSTAGPTQPDRRRKPTWTRPRRPPDGLQKCSSYISIVASGKS
- a CDS encoding glycosyltransferase, which produces MEPLSILLVSGYLGSGGGAERQITELARHLDPRRFRTAVVSLVPDRALSRHGGAHYQRLREAGIEVLTLRRTLRLGPGQLIGLARLLRSRRPDVVHSFLFSENWRTRLAAIAAPGVRVISSERSVNVWKRSHHHALERLLARVSVRIVANADAIRRFLIEESGLPPSKIVVIPNGVDTTRFKPLADRERRRAERGWPPDAFVVGHTGTMVPHKGQSEVLRACATAASRVPGLRVVLLGDGPDRGGLAELARTLGLEGRVEMPGFVGDVEAVLPCLDVYVHFSREREGCSNAVLEAMACGLPVVATDVGGNRELVEDGRTGCLVGEEDVAGVASAIVRLGLDAARRQELGSAAARAVADRFSIPRMVGATAALYESVCSGESGETHR
- a CDS encoding flippase, with product MLGHFLTYGVGQILGKLVGFLLLPLYTRVLTPQDYGVLSLLAAYSAVLFVLISVGLSTGIFRFYLDSDEPTHRNAVLTAALAIMGAMALPCAGLVLARNVSAELLTGSSQWGGLVALVTVTTYLELLLKLPYCVMRARQESFRYALANLAQTLLDIGLTFVFVVSLKMGPAGIVWAQFWATLAIAAFLARSVLRDYRVVWRDALLRGLLRFGIPLIPAGLSTFALTLSDRYFLKAYASLNELGLYSVGYRFGQTITFVAMAFQLVWSPFIFANQKQEDAGPLFARVATYYVVGLGLASLGLHVFARELTLLMTGPQFREAHTVIGIVALSQYFLALTNVATAGVLIRQRTSLVAIIVTFAAAINVGLNFYCVPRWGMIGAAWTTLIAYAVQLVVTVVVSQRVFSIPFEVRRILGFAALAAIVAAISVLPDTGRPWLDVVLKTTMFAVFPVAAVAGGWFDDRERRQLAGFGRTARAMLSASTRSFWRRRSK